A region of the Perognathus longimembris pacificus isolate PPM17 chromosome 7, ASM2315922v1, whole genome shotgun sequence genome:
ggcgggggaagggaagaaaggtggGTGCTAGAAACATTCCATCTCCTTTAGTTGGGAGTCCCGGAAAGGAAGCCAGGCTATGGTCTGGGGGTGAGAAATAGAGGCATGTGGGAGTCCAACAGCACCAAAGATTAAGATtcatggtgggggctggggatatagcctagtggcaaaagtgcctgcctcggatacacgaggccctaggttcgattccccagcaccacatatacaaaaaatggccagaagtggtgctgtggctcaagtggcagagtgctagccttgagcgggaagaagccagggacagtgctcaggccctgagtccaaggcccaggactggccaaaaaaaaaaaagattcatggtGAAGAATACTGGGACTTCTATTCCAGGAGGGGCAAGACTGGCAGAGGCCACAGCTAGGGCTAGAGGAGGGCAGGACCCAGTGCTAAGACAGGTGGAGACGGGAAAGGAGGAGCTGGGGCTTCAGGAAAGAACTAGTCAATAGGCTGGTGGGAGGAGCTGGCTCTCTACTCTGGCAATTGGGCCTCCTGAGATTCCATCCTCCCACCCCAACAATTTGATATCTGAAGTCTCAAGGACTGCTCCTGCTAATTAATCTCATAAGCTGGCAGGAAGCAGTTCCTATGACAATGTATTAACTACCCAAATAAATGTGAATATTCTTTGCAATGTTCAGGCTGTTAGGCACTTTTGAGACTACTAAGGAGGTAAAGGAACCACCAGCCATGGTGGGTGGTAAACCAAAGGCTGGAGGCAAAGTCAGGACTGACTCTCTCCTCCTGTTTCCTCAGAGTTTATCCAGAGATTCCTGCCCCGGGAGCTCCAGATCGTCCGTACCCTGGACCACAAGAACATCATCCGGGTGTATGAGATGCTGGAGTCTGCCGATGGGAAGATCTACCTGGTGATGGAGCTGGCTGAGGGCGGGGATGTCTTTGACTGTGTGCTGAATGGGGGGCCACTGCCTGAGAGCCGGGCCAAGGCCCTCTTCCGCCAGATGGTCGAGGCCATCCGCTACTGCCATGGCTGTGGCGTGGCCCACCGGGACCTCAAATGTGAGAACGCCTTGTTGCAGGGCTTCAACCTGAAGTTGACTGACTTTGGCTTTGCCAAGGTGGTGCCCAAGTCACGCCGGGAGCTGAGTCAAACCTTCTGTGGCAGCACAGCCTATGCCGCCCCTGAGGTGCTGCAGGGTATTCCCCACGACAGCAAGAAGGGTGACGTGTGGAGCATGGGCGTGGTCCTGTATGTCATGCTCTGCGCCAGCCTACCTTTTGACGACACAGACATCCCCAGGATGCTGTGGCAGCAGCAGAAGGGAGTGTCCTTCCCCACTCACCTGGGAATCTCCACCGAATGCCAGGACCTGCTCAAGCGGCTCCTGGAACCAGACATGCTCCTCCGGCCTTCAATTGAAGAAGTTGGTTGGCACCCATGGCTAGCAAGCAATTGATAAAAGCAATGGCAAGTCCTCCCCAATAAAGTAGGGGGAGAAAGCAAACCTAAAAACCTGCTTCTAAAAtggtgatatatatttttttttacattttaagtttACTTATCCTGAAACTAACCTGTACCTTCCCTAGATTTTACACCACTATTTCCCTGTAAAGATCTTCGTAAACCAAGGATCTCATTCACAATTCCCTTTTATTATTAACAGCTGGCAAGTACTTTTCATACAGGTGCTTAAAGCTAATTAAATTAGAACTCAGAACCAGACGGGGAGGAGAGGAGACCAATGACCGGAGCAGTTGGACCCACTGTTGTTGCTACAGCTTCCTTTCCAAATAAGAGCAGAAGTGATGGGAATGCAGAAAGCACCTCCTGCCTCCTCATCTTGGTAAGAGGCCTACTGAGGCCCCATCCCTTTCCATCCCAGAGGACAAGCTAAGTCTGAGGTAAGGTCAGGCCCCTGGCTCTGCCCCCACTTATTCCCCCAACTCCAAGTGGGAAGCCCCTGCAGGGTGTGGCCATGGGGCATAGAAACAGATCCCGGGACACCTTCCGGCTTCTGTTGAACTTCTTTAATGCTGTTATGGCAAGTCTGTAAAAGGTTCAAgacaaagttttttttgtttgtttttttgttccttttttactTACAAAACTAACAGCTGTtagaatcttttttctttttcttttttaaccttttcctgttttcttttcttggctacAAAATACTCTGGGGAGAtgcattataatttaaaatatataatattgcaCAACAACCAAAAAGTTAATTAAACTAAGGAAGtaattacaaagagaaaaaccCCATCCCATCAAAAGAAGGCTGAGctttctctccaccccccctTATGAAGGTCTGCAGTGAAGTGCCTACTATATTCTTGGCGCCCTCACGTGATCCCTTTAAATCGCTGGTGGACACACCAGCTTACAAACAACAATCATCAGGCAATACCATGAAGCACCAGGGGTCTCCAGGAATCCCGCAGCCCTCACTGCACCAACACAGGTTCAGCTTCACCAGAGTGGAGGGTAAGAGCCACAGGCTGACTGTCTTCAGAAGGATTACCTCTGCAGAGCCTGCTAAGTCTCAGGACTTTCACCCAGGCCTGTTCCTTTGGAAGCAGAGGGCTGAGACAGAGAAGCCTTACCAGGGCTCTAAGTCCTCACTTACTCACCAATTCGTACCGCTGGTAGCTACAG
Encoded here:
- the Tssk3 gene encoding testis-specific serine/threonine-protein kinase 3 → MEEFLLSNGYQLGKTIGEGTYSKVKEAFSKKHQRKVAIKIIDKMGGPEEFIQRFLPRELQIVRTLDHKNIIRVYEMLESADGKIYLVMELAEGGDVFDCVLNGGPLPESRAKALFRQMVEAIRYCHGCGVAHRDLKCENALLQGFNLKLTDFGFAKVVPKSRRELSQTFCGSTAYAAPEVLQGIPHDSKKGDVWSMGVVLYVMLCASLPFDDTDIPRMLWQQQKGVSFPTHLGISTECQDLLKRLLEPDMLLRPSIEEVGWHPWLASN